The Melanotaenia boesemani isolate fMelBoe1 chromosome 17, fMelBoe1.pri, whole genome shotgun sequence genome segment CACACATTGCCAATTCCAATGCAGAAGCCCACACAGGTTAAGATATACTGGGCTTTGTTGTCCCACTTGGGCCTGTCACCAACCTCCTCCTTTTCCATCCTTTCAAGGTCCTCACAATTGGGGATCCGGAGATCCAATCCTGGGTTAGGGAGCAGCAGTTTCATACTGACTCAATTGAAAGTGGAAGTTACAGTGAGCGCTCAGTCCAAGCACATAGCACTGGAAACAACCAGTTTATGATTTTTACTGATGAACTCTGCCCTATATTTAAACGCTTTGTCAGTTCAATCAAACATTAAACATATAAATCAATACCACCATGTCCCCTCACATGgaaagcattttatttaatgcagTTGCCGGGAGCGCTCCAAatgttttactgcagtttttttttttttacaactttatCACCTTTTCAGTAGTTACATTAATTTGTGGTCCTAAGCTGAAATGAGGTCAAAGAACACTTTAAGGACCATTTATCATTTCAACCTTAATCTAAACATCTTAATGACCAacattaattaaatacttttcaTGCATAAAAACGTAGTTTTGAATAGAGAGGGTTGAAAAAGCATATAAGGATATTACTACAAATATTAATACTAACATGCAAGCATATATACttatataaaatgtgtgtgtgactgtttatagtcatataatttaatatattcataccactcacattttttaaattttttaagggTGTGTATTTACACAATGGTGGCATGAAGTGCTAATGTGACTGGGACATCAGGTGAGAGAGAGGGTTGTGCGTTATCGATTCTTGTTCAGTGATAAAAGTGTTTTGACATTCTTGGGGCTCAGGCAATTCCTCTTCTTTGATGAAACTTCACCAGCCTAAGAAAACACCATCTCACAAGGGACGGAAGAAGCAGGTGCACAGAAACTAAAGGGACAATTTGTATAAGTGAGGATGCAGCTGATATGTTTCGGTCAAAATGAAGGATATTGCTACACctgcatctatctatctatatcttatcttctatctatctatatcatTATTACTAAGAGAGCAGAGCATCCATCTGCATAACATTTCCAGGGGAACTTGATAACCAGCCATTCAAGGCCAGTACCGAGAGCCatattaaaataacagcatttgttttggttcaggccagagcatGTTTTGTCAaccttgagtctctcagtggtctcaATGGCTACTCCAATTCATCCGAATTTTGGTCAGTTTCCACCCCAGTCGAGCCAataacttctccaagttggtgtccaccccACTTACGAGctccagaaccacaaccagcttGCCATTCTGGGCTAGAACAGCATCCAGTTTACGATTAAGCTCCTGCAACGCTATAGTCTGATTGTTCGTAGCTcgacacacaccagcacagaaatctgGCAGCTTGCCACTGGCCGCCGACAGTGCCTTTGGTGTTCCCAATGTTTTAAAGGATCCTGGGATCGTGCAAAGTTGCTCTCTGCCAGGTATCTGTGGACCACAATGATTGAATTGGCTGTGGTGTTTGTGGTCTGCCTGCCAACGTCCTCATCCAGCTGCTGCCATAGGTTatccaaaaaacaacaaatcaacattttagttttagtcattAATTACCAATCAGTACATGATTTGCAAGCAACTAAATGCACACATACTACTGATAATACAAAATAGCATGCCTGAAATGGATGCTGAGGTCTGCTGTGGAAAAGGTCCGGACTGTGGCTCAGTTGATGTGTGCCCAATTACAGCTGCACACTCCGATTTCAGTCAATTGACTGCTTCACTGCACGTGGAGGAACTACGAAACCCGAATGATTTAAATCTGGTGTCTAGAAGAGTTGATCGGGTCAACACATTTAATGACCCCAGATTGCAAGCAGTGTCTGTGCCAGAACCCTAGGGTGTTCATAGAGGTGTAttgctgcctgtgtgtgcaAATTTGAAGCTTTGTGCTCAAGTGTGCAATATAGCATTTTCATTATGGGGATGACCTTTGATCTGGAAACTCTTTTCCTCAGACAACTCCACTGTAGCTTGATGGAAAGGAGCAAGCACAAACCAAGTTAAACCAAAAGCAaatcaatatatttaaattaaatattaaaggaaTTAAATATATCAACTACTGCTCTAGTCATTTTATACACAAACCTTTCTGGTTTGGCTCAAGGACCTGAAGCAGTTCCCTGAAcccctaataataataataatgataataatgataattagaTTATATTAGATATTATTACATTAGattatatagcccttttcaaggcccccaaagctctttacattgtatccattattcattcactcctcactcatacctggtgatggtaagctacatgtgtagtcACAGCTgtcctggggcagactgatgcatgtcacactttttaaaacagtgttGTTGATAAAATCCTAGTACTTGGCTTATTTTAGTTGGTGGGACGTAGCTAACCGCTCCTCCCAGAGGGCTGTCAGTTCAGCAACtatgatagtttttgcactCCTAGATAGCAGGATGATGTTGGGTCGGGGAGAAGTGATTGCTACATCCTGCAGGAAGACAAGCCTTCTCTTCAAGTCCATTCTcagctcccagtgagaggcacATTGTAAGACAGCAGTGGGTTCTTGCCAGCCATGCTGTTCCTGAAAGCCTTGTCCCCTCCCGTCACAAAATTTATGTACTTGGGAGACTGGGCCTGCTTGCCGTTATTAGCTTTGCCCCTCTGCTGTTCCACCCATTTGGATTTCAGTGAGGACCTTGTCGTGCCTCCACCTGTACTACCCTTCTGCCTTTGGACAGCTGGTCAAAAAGTGGTTCAATGTGCAAAAGGCTGCTTCACACTGCTTACAtgatggattttcttctttgccCCAGATCTTCAGTTACTTGGGGCTGGCAACAAGTCAGCCACAGAGCGCTGTAGAAAGATCAACTGACCTTGGTCAGTCTGTCACAACTCTTTCCAAGAAAACGACTGCTCCTGTCCCTGATCCCACCACATCCACGCACCCTGGGAGACAAACCCTATCACCTTCATAAAGCGGTCCTTCTCTGCTGCTTCACGGACTCTTTGCACCACAAGGCCTGTTTTGGTTCTGGCATCAGATTTACTCCACTCCATCTTACTGTAGTTTCCAAGGCCCAGACAGCCCTGGCATACTACACACACAATTTCCTGATGTTTCCTTTGGGATTCTGCCCCTGCTACTGCATGCTGAGGCCTCCACTTATTGCCACATTTGATGACTTGGATGCTAAAAGTATTTCCTGTTAGCTTCCCATTTAGAATACTGAGGCTCCATGACTTCTTGAATTTGAGCTGCAGGTGTGACCATGTCACCATCTTTTACAGTGAGTTCAGGATCCATTGTGTTCCCTGGATTGATGGAGTCACCACCATCACATCATCCATGAAAGCCTGACAGGCAGGGTGTCTTGTGCCATCATCTGCTTTCAGGCTTCTGCATTATGTTCCTTCTGCTTTCAGCAACAGATTCATAGACATTATAAACAGTACCACAGAAATAGGTCATTCTGCCATGATGTCCTTGTCAAGCCTTTGCCATTTGGTGGTGCTACTGCCCACTGTGAACCTCATCCTCAGTGCTATCTATTATCTAGTTTATCTACtttcttttagctttttctttccgtttgttttaattaattttatttcttttaatcttcttttatgcacttgtattgctttctgcaccctgctgtattgttttatgtaaagcactttgaattgtcttgtacatgaaatgtgctatataaataaaatttccttGCCTTGCTTAGTGATTCAATGCCTTCCTAATTAGTTGGTGTGGGATTCTTGGATAGGCTTTGGTAAGGTCTATCCAAATGACCGAAACTGTGCTGCTACTTTTGGCTTCCTTGATGAGCTGGGTGATCACTgccagtgttgccaacttagcgactttgttgctatatttagcgagttttcagacccctctagtgaagagaaaaaaaccaaccaaacaaacaaacaaacaaaaaaaaaaaaatgagaagcgGGTGCTGTGCATACCCCTCTCATACGTGGTTTGGTcttcttgcagcagcagcattcagaacagacgacgttcacctctgtttcatgaccaggctgaaaatgaaatgtacaaagctgctgctggaggatcctgcgctgACTTACCGtcagagtaatgtctattaatgaagagtgtggacaaaaatatttacaaagttaaaagtgttgtgacatgttccagactcctaattaaaaaacaaaatacacttaaaagaactgaaataaaaaataaagaaaatattgacagaattattattttatttatttatttttgctgttctagtcatttttaggttgtcttttttttttttttttatcattttttgcctttctcactacatccctctttatggcagcatccattacaactatatgtactaggctgattatgctacTTAGTGAattctagcgacttttaggacagccaatagttacttttcttactgaggagttgggaacAGTGATCACTGCTGTGTGCTCCAGGCAGCCAGAATATTCCAGGACTCACTAGCGGACAGTCTGGAGAGCTATGAGTCTGGAAAAGGTTATAAAGCCATTTCTAAAGCTTTGGGACTCCAGTGAACCACAGCGAGAGCCTTTATCCACAAATGGTGAAAACATGGAACAGTGGTGAACCTTCACAGGAGTGGCCGGTCGACCACAATTACCCCAAGAGTGCAGCGAGGTCTTATGCAAGAGGTCACAAAAGACTAAGCGTAAAGGTGGGATGGACAggtgctgtgttttttttcttttctttattttttgttgtcacTTTACTAAACAAAAAAGGATGTTTTTGGGTATTCATTATAATAAATAGTACGATGAtcatttttttgtggttttgggCCCAGTCTGTTAATAAAGTAGAGATTAAAGTGGATAAAATTGTCATATCCTGGTGAGATTGTGCTGAAAAGTGATACCAAACATAAGTATGGGAAATATTTTTCTATGTGGTATCAAGGCCAAATTCAAAGTCTCAGAACCCTCTGGGTTATCAGGACTTGAGGGGTTAACCTTGAGTTGTGAgtcaaagtttaaatgtttgttcagGTGATAAACCCCTTTTACAATGGTCGCTGTCACAGCTCTACAATAAATATTACCTTTGTCTTAAAGGATTATGTCTAATCATTAATAGCTCATGCTCAtcagcagtggttctcaaacctTTTGAGCTCTGTACCtctatgaaatatttttttagcaTATCCTTTGACCagggcaaaatatttttaagaaaaaatatcgTAAATATAGCATGTACAAGACTAAAATAGTAATACAtgtggtttatttattatttttctattgatTTTATTCCTAATTATTTTCCAACTAAAAGTTTTTATTCTCCGATATTTTGTTTATCTCAAGTATTTCCTGCAGTGCTCCATAATACTCCAATAAGAGAACCACTGATGTAGATACACAGGAACACTGAATGCTTTCATTGTTGCTGAACatggtgatttttctttttctctatcTCCCTCTTTTgagcaattaaatattaaacattttattgtctttctgtTGCTGTGTGGTGGAAGGAGAGAGACAGTTCAAGTGAGGAGGAAAGGAAAAGTGGAATGAGCAGTCTGGTGAAGAAGAAAGATGGTGAAGCAGGTGAAGAGAGATGAACTGAACTctataaagttttttcttttttttaacttaaattataatgttccaaaacacaaaacataagaTATTAGATCGCACATTAAATGTCACTTTATACATTGTCATACATTTGATGTAAAATTGCACTGTTTTAACACGCATGCATCagacattaaaatataatttaggtACTATATGGTCAACTTCTATGTGTACTATTGTCTATTGTCTACTGTAACaccttttattgtatttaaaaaaaaaaaaatctggctgATCTTTGAATTTACATCTGGTCTGGGCTCAGCCCAGGGTGTCCTTCAGGGCTGGAAATGCCCCTGTATTTCACTACTACTTAAATGATCTTGGAGTCTGCAGTCATGTGGGAAGTATGGCTTTTAAACAGTTGACTAATTTTtgctctttaaatgtttatcgCTTATAGTAAACAAACACCAGTCGGCATAACGCATATATAGGCACTGCCAGGCTGGGGACCCCTGCCAAAACAAAGATGACCACGTAGATCCATGAGGGGTAGGGGACTGATGCCAAAGCTGGAAAGTCCTCCTGTAAACCACAAAAATATGCATTTAGTATGCTTTGGATTAATACTGCTGGGTATTAATTAAGTTAAAGACTGGATGGCCATTAAACTTGTGAACAATCTTAATGGgtgaacagtaaaaaaaaaggccacatAATAGAGAATATATAAGCAGGTCAGTGAGTTTATGTGATCTTACAGAGTTTGGATCCCAGACTAAATAGGTGAGCTTCTCTTGAGCTTGAGTCACCAGGTAGAAAACTAAGATGACCAAACAAATTAGAGGACTGATGAACCTCCACGTAACTTGCCAGAAGATGCCCGGCTTACGTCCAGTCATGAACTCTATGTCCTTATTAAACCTGCCACACAAAAGAGCATAAAATACATATTGTTACTGGTGGATCAGGaagcaaaatgagaaaatgtgttGATCATATACCTGTCTACGCCGTAGATGTAAACAACAGCTATCATCTCAAATAATGCGATGGTCAGCAGTGGGACAGAACCAGCAAAGTTATCAAAGAGAGCTACCCAGTAAAGTCCTGAATTTTGCGCAAACAGGAGGCAGATGATGAAGGCAACAAGGCATGTCATCCCTGAAACATGAAGTCAAAACAACGGAGAACACAATCAGTTTATCTTGGCTTATAAAGCTAGTTTGTAGACTTATGAGCTATAGCAAACAGAATACCAGTGAGTGCTTCGTGAGGCCATTTTTTAGGAAACACTTTTAAGTCTTTCAAGGGGATCACCACTCCTTCAATGTTGCCAAACAGAGTTGAGAGGCCCAGGCAGAAAAGCATGATGAAAAAGAGGACAGACCAGACCGGGGAAGCGGGCATCTTGGTGATGGCCTCTGTGAAGACGATAAAGGCCAGACCTGTTCCCTCCACTCCCTGAGCCAACAAGCACAATATAGATGAGAATACAACTCAATAACAACAATCTGGCAGATTTCAATCAAACCAGTCACCTCACTCAGGAGCTTCTGCATGTCACATGTTTCCATGTTCAATCCAAGAACCACATCAGGGTAGGTGCTgttcagatgagaaaaggctgcATCGTAGTTGCTTGCATTGATGCTATCCTCGGGAATATCAAATGCATTTGATAATGCCATGATGTTCCTGGTGAGAAAAATGTCAGAGTTTAGTCATTTTGAAGTTAAATTTGAGTTATTTACTACCAATACCCATGTAGACCTGgtgtgttacggcccctgctgtttgcagacagctgaggccgtttgtgtgttgattgggggcggcagagcgctgccctGAGTGGCCAGGGCTagcgcctttgtccccgcccctgtgtgactggcacccctctggaccagtcaggctgcagcccgaAGGACAGCTCAGGCTGAAGAGGCTGCAGCCggggcaggtctggagggggagatgcCAGAAAGGCTtcggccgctctccccctcatgttgtgcaccgggtgtgtgtgtgtcgcgaccacctcctttccaCAAAAGGTGTTTAAgtgttgagttaagtttactttgtgtttgtgttagagctgggctaggttagcgttttattgtgttgtgacgacggtcactttagttatgggcctgttgcttttgtttgggtttttagtTTCACCACCGAGTGGCGGTTGTGTTTCGTTTGCACtcggtgtgtgtttggtataggttttagtttgtttctttctgcaggtccgctaaccccagctcatcttatTTTGTGTTACAGGATGTCCATCACTTCgcacgggaattgtaaataaatgtgcttttattttgaaataactgTCCTCACCGTGTCTTTGTTACACCCTTCCCTACCCCTTAAGTTGGGTCGTAACATGGTGCAACACAAGATGCCTGTGCCCGTTAACAGGAGCTCTCTCATGTCTTAATTGTTATATATCATGTAAACTCATCATATATATGCCCATGTTAAGAACTAAAATGTTCTGTAATAATCAACAAAGCCCAAATACACTCACTTCTGGTTTCAAACAACCAACCAAAATACCAAATATGAACTATCACTTCTTATAATTAGTATACTGATAATGTAGTGTATGGGCATATTagtgttatttttacattatgtaAATAGTGAAAGTTATCTCAGTTAAATGAATTATTTCACTGCCATCATGAACTCTggttcatttttaacatttttcctcCTTTACAACGTGCCttaataactttaaaaactcCATTGCCTATAGGGTTAAATAAGACAAGCATAAAAGCCTCTGCACCTtcaaaaccttaaaataaactGTACTCACTGACTGAAGCATGTGTCGTATTTCTCAGTGGCTCTGAAACCAATGATGGAGTAGGTTACAATAGCAGCATAGACTGACGTAAAACCAGTTACGCCAGACAAGATCACAGCATCTTGCATACAGTTGTTgctggaaaaaacaaagtttatttctttaaaagtggACACAGTGAAACTGCACATCATGAAATTCATATGTCTTCCAACAGGCAGTCTCTTACTGAACAGGGTTGTAGCTTGAGAAGGAGATGAGGCCTCCCCATGCCAAACCAAAGGCGTAAAAGACCTGGGCGCCTGCATCCAGCCAAGTTGTTGGTTTAATCAACTCGTTCACCTACACACAAGAAACAGGCAGTATTGCATAGAGCTGACGAGGGAGACgtgaatttctttttctttaaaacttaaaacataCATCTGGTGTGAAGAGGAATTTTAATCCACTCAGGGAGCCTTTAAGGGTCAGTCCTCGGATCAGGAAGATAGCCAGAACTATATAAGGCAGGATGGCTGTGATGTACACTGCCTGAAGtcacaacaagaaaacaacagaagatTTGGTTTTCAGATTCTGAGGTTGACAGTTTTCTTtcaatgatgatttttttttaaaatctgtctcTGATGTGGGGCAGAGGGGCAGGTTTGAGGTGGGGGCTTAGGGAGTCGGTCTTCTCTCCAGTAGAAATGTGGCGTTCaagaacgaatcgattcttttgaaccgatcttttaaatgaatgatgggaaccgagtcacagctgtcagctgttcatttgtgagccattctttttatatactaATTTTCCACATTGCCTTCCACATTTGTGACATTATAGAAGTCTGATCTCCAACATGCTCCATTCATgagaagcatctatgggcagagagtatttttcggaaacaaatactgtgagttccatccaaaacatttactagaatttgcattGACTGCTTTATCcattttaatctatatttttcctataatttttaaaatcttgtatagtagattttatataggtacatattttgattgtttgtcattcttatatattgtgaaattttgtaagatattgtaagaacgagccagtcttttgaatggctctttgaaaagaTCGGcttctcaagatccagctcccttcaaagagccataaatcccatcttaACTCTCCATATCTGACAGTCACAAGTTACAACACCCACTGACACTATGGCTGCTGACAGTTCAGGTGGTTCACCTCTACAGCaggtatgtcttttttttctttttttgctgtgtAACTGGACAAAGTTAGTAACTGGTTTAGTTTGAACAGTTTAATACAGGATTTTGGTTTGGAAGAGGTGTGTTGGGGAAAGCTAAGTTTAGATAATGTGTGTTAGCTTGCTAACTTGTAGGCTTCTATGAGTAAAAGGCCAGTATTATTGCTGCACAAGGTCTCATATTATGAAACTGGAGTCTGCTGTAATGGGGTGTGAAGTTAAATATTCATATGCACTGAGATTCGTAAGCACATTCCATGGACGTGCTTGAAGATCTGCATCCCACACTGGCTAACTCTGCCAAACTCCCAACCCATCTAGTATTAAACTGTTAAAACTAAATCTAGTTACTAACTTAGTCCAGTTATACAGTACAAAGAAAGCAACACATCTGCGGGTAGTTTAGGTGCTCCATCTGAACTGACAGCAGTCAAAATGTCAGTGAATGctgttaaagtttaaaaatcacatcattgaaataaaaaagtccTCCCAAAACCAGCTATCAACATACAAAACCACTGTAAGCATGAACACTTTCAatttaacagttattttcttaatatctcttttttaatgtttcagtggaacttttttcagtttaaacagAAATTTTCAATACTCATGATTCAATAGCAATATTTAAGtcaaagttagatttttttttcaaagccaAATCTTATTTTCAGCATCAGTATGAGCTGTCAGTGTTCTAGCCCCATAACTGTGCAACATACAACATGTGGCTTTTTTGTGGTGTCTTGTGAATATAATACGTCCAACAAACATAAGTAAATAAGATTTAACAAACCTTGCCTGAAGTGCTGATTCCCCTTATGCAGCAGACAGCAACAACTGTCCAGGCAGCCAACAGACAAACCACCATTGGCCAGTGGAGCCCTCCAGACTCAGCTATAGAGGTAGAACTGTTCATAGTCACTCTGTAAAAGTAATAATCCACAGTGGAGCTCTGCTGACACTCTGTTACATATtctagaaaaaaagaatgaaagaaaaagagcttgatcagtttttatatttttattaaagtgcTCTGTTGTGTATGTTAGGGCtgaaaatgtgttaataagtacCTGTGCTATTGTCATTAAGAGGACACTGAGTCCATGGCAAGGGTTCTTGGAATGAATTGAAGAGATACCACATGATCCAGGCTATTATGGTGTTGTAGTACAGTCCAACAAAAAATGACACTAGCATGGAGGCGATACCTGAGGTACAGCATTGTTTAATGTTAGTTCACAAAGAAAGCAAGATGCTTAATCTTGTTATTGTGACTGTTTTGCTCACCAACACCAGTCAGGTAGGGGTTGATGGACCGCCACAACCCCACTCCGCCTTTTCTGAGACGCTGGCCAATGGCAAACTCCAACAGCAGGAGAGGCATTCCTTCCAGTACCAGTAGGATCAGGTAGGGAATCAGAAAGGCACCTGGAAAATGCACCTGCTAAGTAATCTTGtcttttagtttagttaaaCGTTAGTTCGGTATATAATTAGTGGCACAATGTACCTTGCTTTTTTCCTGACTGAATTTTCTCATTATAAAAAGACTGTCACGTTGCATCCTTTCACctcaaaatatgaaaaatccTTTATCTCACTTATTTTATCATAATGTTACATAACTCCCTAAAGAGCCCCCAGCTTATCTAAATGCTGCAACAAGAGTACTGATGGACAATAGCCAGAGAGATGACATATGTCAGATTCTGGACTTCCCTCGTTGGCTCCCCATGACATACAGAAGTGGTTCCCAACCTCTTTTCCTTGGGGagccccttcatgcaaatactaagaAGCTATGAAGCCCTGgcccaccctgtgctgaaactatgcttggttttatgctttcaaaagtgagattttcactataaatattgttttctggctgagtcctgtccgtTGATAaatccaaagttaaattaacaacatatagtcttacttttttaaaaaaaataggaacATTGTTTGgatattaatcacaatggctctgtatgtttaaagttaaattccctgtgctctttgggggaccacCTTGGGGGTCCCGGACCCtaagttgggaaccactgacatACAGAACTCCTGTATAAGTCCTGAATAAGTCCTAAAGAGAATCAACTTTCCTATTGGATTTAATTGTAAATTATGTCAGAACTTTTGACTGGTTAGCACTACATTGATATAAAGTTGACTATAGCAAAAAGttaaactctgtgcttctgactcatgTTGATGACATTAATTATAGACATTCTCAGAGCTGTGGTTCCCCTGCAGCATCCCAGTTCTTAGAAACAGTTCTTCAGAATTTTTTTCCAGCTCAGGTGTcgtgtgacagctgtgttttgctttatggcgcTGGATTACATTGCAGTAACCGGATATCATTTGAAAACACAActaagaggacattattgaaggaagagaggaaaagaaagaaagtgacagagcaagagataagataTTAGAGTTTTAcaggctggagagagctcagattAGAGACAACAAGCGAGATAAATGCAAAAATAGCCTTTGTTATGGGGagccaaagtgcaaaaaaagTTCAGTAGTGATGCTTTAATAACAGGGCAGCACATATAATGCATGTTGTTGGGGAAGTTGACATTTAGTATGCACGTGTCCTAAAAAAAGCGGAAGTTTTATAACAGGAACTAGTGAAAGATGAGtaatcatgattatttgttGTCACTTACGGTTACCATTTTTCCTCGTGTAGGCAATTTTTCTTCAAATAACATTCAATCTCATATACTTAAATAAAAGTGTATAGTCTAAACTGGGAAAGTAGTATTTGATATTAATCACCACATGTCAGTGACATAAACATCAGATTATAACTTTTATCATGAGCAGTGGTTTAAAATACATGAGCTAAATATATTAGAGCTACATTCCTTTGCAAGTCTTCTTTTCCCTGTGACCTAATATGCAGCACTCCAAGACAGTGACCCACTTTATACTAATGTATTTGCAAACAGGCTCAAATGTGCATTTCAGAGTCTTGGCTCATAAACTGTGCCAAAGGTTATCCATTACTTTACAAGACCTTATATTCTTGGGAATCATTAATGCAGCCTGATGGTAAATTCGTGAACATTCTGGTGTAGCTACAAATGAGTGATATATTTAACTTTTAGTTTAGCTATGTGCCCAAAGTACCAGAAATTGTCttgaatgtaaaatgtttaagcTCACATCTAAGGTATTTTGCAATACTTTGGCTTTTGAACAAccgcacatacacaaacacacacaaaaaatgagaaaatacaaaatttcCACTCGATCACAACGGTCTCTCTCCCTGCTTACCTCCTCCATGACTTTGACACAAATAGGGGAACCGCCAGACATTACCAAGTCCAATACAGAAACCCACACAAGTTAGTATGTACTGGACTTTGTTGTCCCAGTGAGGTCTGTCCGCTGCTTTCTCCTTTTCTAACCTATCAAGCTCTTCATAGTCAGGGATCCGGAGATCTAGTCCTGGGTTAGGGAGTACCAGTCTCATGCTGACAACATGTGAACTGAAGCACATAGACAGTGTGCTACTGCTGAGGTACAGTGAGGAGTTGGTGTGTATACATGTGCAGAACCACACAGACACAGCAGCCTTTAGCGATGTTATTTATGATCTTTTACTACTTTGTCAGATGCAACAGATTAGTCTTGAAACACTGATTGTACCATGGTAtgtctaaaaataaatttatagaaAGTGACTAtatctgtgattttatttttagatagaCTTTTATAAAGCATACCTACAAACTTGTAGCTTTTCGgagaaaatctttgttttttttatccaaatatGGCATTCACATAAATAGTATaacactttgaattgtgttgtacatgaaatgtgatatacaaataaattagccttgcctt includes the following:
- the LOC121656953 gene encoding sodium-dependent neutral amino acid transporter B(0)AT1-like, producing the protein MRLVLPNPGLDLRIPDYEELDRLEKEKAADRPHWDNKVQYILTCVGFCIGLGNVWRFPYLCQSHGGGAFLIPYLILLVLEGMPLLLLEFAIGQRLRKGGVGLWRSINPYLTGVGIASMLVSFFVGLYYNTIIAWIMWYLFNSFQEPLPWTQCPLNDNSTEYVTECQQSSTVDYYFYRVTMNSSTSIAESGGLHWPMVVCLLAAWTVVAVCCIRGISTSGKAVYITAILPYIVLAIFLIRGLTLKGSLSGLKFLFTPDVNELIKPTTWLDAGAQVFYAFGLAWGGLISFSSYNPVHNNCMQDAVILSGVTGFTSVYAAIVTYSIIGFRATEKYDTCFSQNIMALSNAFDIPEDSINASNYDAAFSHLNSTYPDVVLGLNMETCDMQKLLSEGVEGTGLAFIVFTEAITKMPASPVWSVLFFIMLFCLGLSTLFGNIEGVVIPLKDLKVFPKKWPHEALTGMTCLVAFIICLLFAQNSGLYWVALFDNFAGSVPLLTIALFEMIAVVYIYGVDRFNKDIEFMTGRKPGIFWQVTWRFISPLICLVILVFYLVTQAQEKLTYLVWDPNSEDFPALASVPYPSWIYVVIFVLAGVPSLAVPIYALCRLVFVYYKR